One genomic region from Mycobacterium basiliense encodes:
- the pimB gene encoding GDP-mannose-dependent alpha-(1-6)-phosphatidylinositol monomannoside mannosyltransferase, with product MSRVLLVTNDFPPRRGGIQSYLGEFVGRLVDAGSHSVTVYAPQWKGADAHDEAARAAGYRVVRHPTTLMLPVPAVDSRMRRLIAEHDIDTVWFGAAAPLALLAARARQAGASWVLASTHGHEVGWSMLPIARSVLRRIGDEADVVTFVSRYTRSRFAPAFGPSASLEHLPPGVDTDRFRPDPAGRAELRKRYGLGERPTVVCLSRLVPRKGQDMLIKALPSIRRQVDGAALVIVGGGPYLETLRRLARDREVADHVVFTGGVPGEELPAHHALADVFAMPCRTRGAGMDVEGLGIVFLEASASGVPVIAGKSGGAPEAVQHNKTGLVVDGDRVDKVAGAVIELLSNPDRAAAMGSAGRQWVTSEWRWDTLAARLADLLRG from the coding sequence GTGAGTCGGGTCCTACTGGTAACTAACGACTTTCCGCCCAGACGGGGCGGCATTCAGTCGTATCTGGGGGAGTTTGTCGGTCGGCTGGTCGACGCCGGCTCACATTCCGTCACGGTGTATGCGCCGCAGTGGAAGGGTGCTGACGCCCATGACGAAGCGGCTCGTGCGGCCGGCTATCGGGTGGTGCGCCACCCGACGACGTTGATGCTGCCCGTGCCGGCGGTCGATAGTCGCATGCGGCGGCTGATCGCCGAGCACGACATCGACACCGTCTGGTTTGGAGCCGCCGCGCCGTTGGCGTTGCTGGCTGCGCGGGCACGCCAGGCCGGTGCGTCGTGGGTGCTGGCCAGCACCCACGGTCACGAGGTGGGCTGGTCGATGCTCCCAATCGCGCGGTCGGTGCTGCGCCGAATTGGGGACGAAGCCGATGTGGTGACCTTCGTCAGTCGCTACACCCGGTCGCGTTTCGCGCCCGCCTTCGGGCCGTCCGCTTCGCTGGAACACTTGCCACCCGGGGTGGACACCGACCGGTTTCGGCCAGACCCGGCCGGCCGGGCCGAATTGCGTAAGCGCTACGGGCTGGGCGAGCGGCCCACCGTGGTGTGCCTATCGCGGCTGGTGCCGCGCAAGGGTCAGGACATGTTGATCAAGGCGCTGCCGTCGATCCGCCGGCAGGTCGACGGGGCCGCGCTGGTGATCGTCGGGGGTGGGCCTTACCTGGAGACACTGCGCCGGCTGGCCCGCGACCGCGAGGTGGCCGACCACGTGGTCTTCACCGGCGGTGTTCCGGGCGAGGAATTGCCAGCGCACCATGCGCTGGCCGACGTCTTCGCAATGCCATGCCGCACCCGCGGCGCCGGAATGGATGTCGAGGGGTTGGGCATCGTATTTCTGGAGGCTTCGGCCAGCGGCGTGCCGGTAATCGCCGGTAAGTCCGGCGGAGCCCCAGAAGCGGTGCAGCACAATAAAACCGGGTTAGTGGTCGACGGTGACCGGGTGGACAAGGTCGCTGGCGCAGTCATCGAATTGCTGAGCAATCCGGACCGGGCGGCGGCGATGGGGTCCGCCGGCCGGCAATGGGTGACCAGCGAGTGGCGCTGGGATACGCTGGCCGCCCGGCTGGCAGACCTGTTGCGCGGGTAA